A portion of the Adhaeribacter radiodurans genome contains these proteins:
- a CDS encoding universal stress protein, protein MSVKKIVIPTDLTTQSLNLIKYGLEVMQGQTCQIILLQLIPLPDSITDLIMLPREEDKLANIHTPFQKALDRIRKSYAVEISKLDVVPLYGDSTVKIRDFVQDNNIDLILCPVKDSKSSVPNGVELFSSLVTAVSCPVLYIPDDTEASRFRKIAYVLDTDDTYTLLVDELLLNLTSGKDYYVTFLVIFKPGTDILKLEYVLKKVYLNKELKEKNCSVHLIQENDFRGGVYTFVDEFKVDLLVAGRKKKLFSNFFHKKRISSDVAKQTRVPFLTIA, encoded by the coding sequence ATGTCTGTAAAAAAAATAGTAATCCCGACGGATCTAACCACCCAATCATTAAACCTGATTAAATATGGCCTTGAAGTTATGCAAGGCCAAACGTGCCAGATTATTTTACTGCAACTTATTCCTCTACCAGATTCTATAACGGATCTTATAATGCTACCGCGGGAAGAAGATAAACTGGCAAATATTCATACTCCTTTCCAAAAAGCACTAGACCGCATCCGAAAATCTTACGCCGTAGAAATTAGTAAATTGGACGTTGTACCTCTTTACGGCGATAGCACTGTAAAGATTAGAGATTTTGTACAGGATAATAACATCGACCTTATTTTGTGCCCGGTAAAAGATTCTAAATCTTCGGTGCCCAACGGGGTAGAGTTGTTTAGTAGCCTGGTAACAGCAGTTTCCTGCCCGGTGCTGTACATTCCTGACGATACCGAAGCCAGCCGTTTCCGAAAAATAGCTTACGTTCTGGATACAGATGATACTTATACCTTGCTGGTGGATGAATTACTTCTTAATCTAACTTCGGGTAAAGATTATTACGTAACATTCCTGGTAATTTTTAAACCGGGTACCGACATCTTAAAGCTAGAATATGTACTCAAAAAGGTATACTTAAACAAAGAACTTAAAGAGAAAAACTGCTCGGTTCATTTAATTCAGGAAAACGATTTTAGAGGCGGAGTTTACACTTTTGTGGACGAGTTTAAAGTAGATCTGCTGGTAGCCGGCCGCAAAAAGAAATTATTTAGCAATTTTTTTCATAAAAAAAGAATTTCGAGCGACGTGGCCAAACAAACCAGGGTGCCCTTCTTAACTATTGCCTAA